One window of Trifolium pratense cultivar HEN17-A07 linkage group LG5, ARS_RC_1.1, whole genome shotgun sequence genomic DNA carries:
- the LOC123884647 gene encoding PHD finger protein ALFIN-LIKE 4-like isoform X1, which yields MDSRTQYNPRTVEEVFRDFKGRRAGLIKALTTDVEDFYNQCDPEKENLCLYGFPSEQWEVNLPAEEVPPELPEPVLGINFARDGMQDKDWLSLVAVHSDSWLIAIAYYFGARFGFDKSDRKRLFNMINELPSIFEVVTGAAKKQVKEKSSGLNHSGSKSKSNSKAQRAPEPQVKQAKALEPKDEEEELEEEDEDEHGDTLCGACGENYGTDEFWICCDICEKWFHGKCVKITPARAEHIKQYKCPSCSNNKRARP from the exons ATGGACTCGCGCACACAGTATAATCCTCGCACCGTCGAAGAAGTTTTCAGAGATTTCAAAGGTCGTCGTGCTGGTCTCATCAAAGCTCTCACCACTG ATGTCGAAGATTTCTATAACCAATGCGATCCTG AGAAGGAGAATCTATGCCTGTACGGCTTTCCTAGTGAGCAGTGGGAAGTTAATTTACCTGCTGAAGAGGTTCCACCTGAGCTTCCTGAGCCTGTGCTCGGCATTAACTTTGCTAGGGATGGCATGCAAGATAAAGATTGGCTATCTTTGGTTGCTGTTCATAGTGATTCATGGCTAATTGCTATTGCCTACTACTTTGGAGCCAGATTTGGTTTTGACAAATCTGACAG GAAACGCCTTTTCAATATGATCAATGAACTGCCGTCAATATTTGAAGTTGTTACTGGTGCTGCAAAGAAACAAGTTAAGGAGAAGTCTTCAGGTTTAAACCACAGTGGCAGCAAATCCAAGTCCAACTCGAAAGCg CAGCGAGCTCCAGAGCCCCAGGTGAAGCAGGCGAAGGCATTGGAACCTaaagatgaggaagaagaactggaggaggaagatgaagatgaacacGGAGATACTTTATGCGGTGCATGTGGTGAGAATTACGGCACTGATGAATTCTGGATTTGCTGTGACATATGTGAGAAGTGGTTCCATGGAAAATGTGTGAAGATCACACCTGCTAGGGCTGAGCATATCAAGCAATACAAGTGTCCATCATGCAGTAACAACAAGAGAGCTCGCCCTTGA
- the LOC123884647 gene encoding PHD finger protein ALFIN-LIKE 3-like isoform X2 → MDSRTQYNPRTVEEVFRDFKGRRAGLIKALTTDVEDFYNQCDPEKENLCLYGFPSEQWEVNLPAEEVPPELPEPVLGINFARDGMQDKDWLSLVAVHSDSWLIAIAYYFGARFGFDKSDRKRLFNMINELPSIFEVVTGAAKKQVKEKSSGLNHSGSKSKSNSKARAPEPQVKQAKALEPKDEEEELEEEDEDEHGDTLCGACGENYGTDEFWICCDICEKWFHGKCVKITPARAEHIKQYKCPSCSNNKRARP, encoded by the exons ATGGACTCGCGCACACAGTATAATCCTCGCACCGTCGAAGAAGTTTTCAGAGATTTCAAAGGTCGTCGTGCTGGTCTCATCAAAGCTCTCACCACTG ATGTCGAAGATTTCTATAACCAATGCGATCCTG AGAAGGAGAATCTATGCCTGTACGGCTTTCCTAGTGAGCAGTGGGAAGTTAATTTACCTGCTGAAGAGGTTCCACCTGAGCTTCCTGAGCCTGTGCTCGGCATTAACTTTGCTAGGGATGGCATGCAAGATAAAGATTGGCTATCTTTGGTTGCTGTTCATAGTGATTCATGGCTAATTGCTATTGCCTACTACTTTGGAGCCAGATTTGGTTTTGACAAATCTGACAG GAAACGCCTTTTCAATATGATCAATGAACTGCCGTCAATATTTGAAGTTGTTACTGGTGCTGCAAAGAAACAAGTTAAGGAGAAGTCTTCAGGTTTAAACCACAGTGGCAGCAAATCCAAGTCCAACTCGAAAGCg CGAGCTCCAGAGCCCCAGGTGAAGCAGGCGAAGGCATTGGAACCTaaagatgaggaagaagaactggaggaggaagatgaagatgaacacGGAGATACTTTATGCGGTGCATGTGGTGAGAATTACGGCACTGATGAATTCTGGATTTGCTGTGACATATGTGAGAAGTGGTTCCATGGAAAATGTGTGAAGATCACACCTGCTAGGGCTGAGCATATCAAGCAATACAAGTGTCCATCATGCAGTAACAACAAGAGAGCTCGCCCTTGA